cagccagcaagaaggctggaggggcacaagaagttgggaggggacacagccaggacagctgacccaaactggccaaaggggtattccataccatgtgatgtcatgcccagcatacaaactggggggagctggcctgggggtgcatcgctgctcaggaactatctgggcatcggtcagcaggtggtgaacaactgcattgtgcatcacttgttttgtatattccaatccttttattattatcattattatttttattattattgtaattttattatttttattactatcattattagtttcttcctttctgttctattagactgttcttatctcaacccacgagttttaccttttttctttttccccccaattctctcctccatcccactgggtgggggggaagtgagtgagcagctgtgtggtgcttagttgctggctggagttaaaacACAACACATACTAAGCTGTACACTTAATCAGACTTTCCAGCTTGCTGTTCCAGTGCAATTCAATTTGCTAAACTCTTCTTTCAAGGCAAACAGCTGTATTGATCTTACCTAACCATCCTTTTCCTCCATTCAACCAGTCCCACCTCATTCCACATGGTTAAGTTAGAGACCTTTTAATACATCATGTCTACACTCAGCTCACACCTAAACACAATACATTCCAACTCATTCGTAAGGTCAAATGAAAAATCACgggattgtttttaaaagagcagCTTGCTACAGTCCATAAAAAATTTGCTACATATTTCTTTGTAGTCTATTTTCATTCAAAGGCTAGTCTGAATAAACATCATTATTAAATAGACATTTTATTCAGATAACGTCATATGGCTCACTAATAACAAGTATGTACAAGttgttttgacatttttgcTGTGACAAGACAGCTCTGTTTCCTATGCAATAATTGTGCTGAAATAACATCAAGATGTAGACTAGGAAAGAACAAAATTGACAGGCAGTCAAAATCTAACCTGGCACAAAGACAGACTGTTGTCAAACATCTGTTACTTCAATTCAACTATTTCCAGTTGCAAAACCTCCACAGATGACTAAGTGAATCAGCAATGATTTGTTTTGACTAAACAACTCCATGCTTTTATTAGTCTATTCAgcctttccactgaaaataaaaaaaaccaagcataaCTGACTTGAAAAGGCTTCaagatatttttcagtaagCTGAGAACTGAGATAAACCAAAAGTCAATACCTGAAACTACCATAAAAAGTCTACTTTCGTCCTCTTCTACAGAAGTTTAAACCAAAAGTAACTCCATAGGTCATCAGCATTATACaacttttcactttcttttgagATGAGACTTTACTCTTATGAACTATTAAAAAGGAATGAATGCTAACATCTTATTATTAAATCTCAAGTATGTGTGGGGCTTCTTTATGTTTCAGTGCCCCAGTCTTTCAACAACTCTGTTATTTAGTGagtgaaaaaagacagaagagagagaatgcttctgaaaaatacattatcCTTGATACATGCTAATGTAATGGCTGCCACTGAGGTGAAAAGGAGGTTAAAAGACTCATTTTACTTTAAACATactcttgaaaaaaattaatgcttgAAAACTTACActgaaaacagctttctttgaaatttgaaaaagagCATGAGTGAAGATTACATGATACATTGTTTACATCAATTCTGtccatttctgttctgtataAAATCAGAAACTTTAGAATAGAACTTACCCATTTTTACTAAATACCCGTATCCATGCTTGTATGTTTGGTCCCAGCATACACAAGCATTGTAAAGTAGTAAAGGTAGACAGGAGAACTGCAAACAAAAACGTCTCAGTCACTGACCTACAAAGAAGGAATATTACAGAATTAAGCGAGGTAGTTACTAATTTTCTAAGAGTTCcaagatttaggaaaaaaatgcttggaTATTTACTTCATTATTCCATTTGTGTTTCTAGTTTGATGTTGTGGAAGCAACCATGAAACCAAACTACATGATGCCATTGTTAGTAACTTAGTATCTCTTTCAGAAATCAGGCTGCTTCATGTCCCTCCccccctttgtttttcttttttaatcattcctaaaaatgaaaacactaatATCAAAAGGATGAAAGATATGCAAGATGCATGTTTTAGAATCTTATGGGGAAAATGACTAAATGAAacttagaaaaatgtttgtaCCTGTTTAACATAAATACTAGTAAGTAAAAGGAGTTGTTTGTAACTGCCTTGAGCAACATTATGTCCAAATATTCAGAAATTGCAGGAGCCagcttctaaaaaaaaccaaacctccaaacagaaaaacccccaaaacagccaCCCGTCTTCCCCCAGCCAGAAGCATATGCTTTACCTTCCAATGTACCAGGAAATACACAAGTACTTATACCAGTATCTGCAAGGAGAACTGTCCCTTAAAACATTTAGAGAAAGATAGGGTCTTCTGACTTACTCTATGAGAGGTGCTCCATAAAGAACAATAATCGCATGAAACAGTATGCAAGACATGAAAAAGTATATACAGCATTTTAGAAATCTGGATATCtaaaaaaagagcaataaaataTCAGAATAATGTTTCAAAAGAGAACATAAGTAACATACATATTCTATACCTTATCAACAGCATTGTACTCAAcccatttctttaatttcagctgcagcacaggATGATAATAGTATGGCATATTTCAAAAGTTTTCCCTATGTTTAAtactttaaataattaattaaaaatgatcACACTCCATCTAAAATTTTTTCATGCACCCTATTATAAGACAAACGTACAAAAAATGTAACTGGAAATAACAAGATAAACAGAGATGATTTTACTGGatatttttacagttctgtTTTACATCTGAGTGTTATATCCATTCATTAAAAGGCATCTttcacagaaagtgaaaaaatatttaaaagcaagaaaatatgtAATATGAAAAAACCCCATTACATTTGAACTTAGCATCTTAAATTCTAAAACCATTTGAGAAATGTCCATGACTTTCTATAAATCTGTAAAACacatataattttctttgaatttaaacAACAGTTTCTGGGTATTCACTATGTCATATAGAAGCATAGTCACTTGATAAACAGTTCTGGTTAGGTCTGTTCGGATCAGGTCAGCAATGGAAATCCTTAATTTCCcttgaacacttttttttgacATGCTAGGCTGGGATGAGATCTCACCTAGAACACAAAGcctgcttcatttttaaatcacagatggttaaaatacttgttttccaTCAATATTTTGTGTATGTCACATCCCCCCTCAGTCAGCAAAACTAGACAGAAGCTTTGCATACAAAGacacagctttcagggatgTTTGCTTAAATGTTTAAGAATCACCACATCAGAGCACTAAATCTTGTCTGACTCAGCAAGTTGGGAGTACAAGACTATCCACCTGACTTCAAAATGCTGTATATTCCCCCATTCCTGAACAAGTTGTGTGCTGCTCCAAATTCGCTTTGTTCAAACCTAATTTCATTGGGATTCATACCTTAATGCTCCTGTTACAAACTGTAACTACAAAAATTTCTCCCAGATTTAGGTTCTTCTGTATGCATATTTCATCATTCAGGGAAATGTAGCCATTTCAATACTTTTccatgtgattttttaaaatttaccaattttgtttaaattgtaATGAGCTAGTCTCTCTTTTATGTTTCAAATCCAAAAAACTACTTCTCTTCCTTTAAAGTTATTGGAAACTTATAACTGCACATAAGAACAGTGTTTCTTCATAATGCTGAAGGTCAGGCCTGGACTATGAAACGAATTCTGTGCCTAATCGATTTTGCCAATTTTTGCCACCATGCAACTTGCCTGAAAGATCAACCACTGGGACTACAAACAACAATATATtgacaagaaaaaggaaaggcacAGAATCACTCACCTGAACAGATTATTACAGGTAAAGAAAGTTTCACGTCACAAAAATATTGGAGAACTTATTTCAAAAGGTGCTACACTCAGCTCATtcatggaaaatggaaaacaagaattCACCAGCAAattgtcttctctctttctcatttgATCATTTCAGTGAAAGAATTCACTTCCCTTCCATACTGCCTGGCAGcaatttaagaataaaagtCTTACCTTGTGAGCAAACGAACTTCTCTTAGGAGACAGATTTGGTTTAAGGACTAAGTGCAAGATTATATTAAGGGTACTAACACAAACAGAACATATACACAGCCACGCGAGGTGTGTTCCAAAAACTGTGAATCCGTCCCAGAAGGAAGCCGGAACAACCGCTGACAGAATAATTGAAAAAACACAGAGGAGGTTGGCAGCCAAGAGCCTCCttacttctgcttctttcattGTGTTCCTATTAACCGGCCACCTGCAAGACAGCAAGTCGCACCCCGTTACTGAAGCACTACAGGGTAACGTTTTTCCCAGTCGCACTACACAGGGCAGAACTCTGAGTTTAGTTTGGAGGTAAAAGTGATTATTTGGGGGCAGAAGAACGTCGCTTGTTTAAAAGCCAACCCCAAGCCCACGGACGCAACAGCACGGCGCTGTGAGAGCCGGGCGAGCTGCTGAGCGCTCCCACcgagcaggcaggcaggcaggcagcctgcctgccccGCACCAGCACCCTTCGCGCCACCGAGCTCCCTTCCTGACAGAGGCAACCGACTCAGCCCCTGCCGCGCCCGGGCTGGGCTGCTTCTCACCGCTCCCTCTTCAGCCGGGAGACAGCGGCGGTGCGGCCTCCTGACAGGCCTCGCTCGGCGGCAACTGTCCCAGGCCgtgaggaggggaggagggggaggggagggggcgggtGCTGGGCCGCCTCTTACCGCAGCGTCGCCGCCGCCGTCGCGGTGCCCGCGCGGCGCCACCCGGCAACGGAAACCGGCGGCGCGCTCGCGTCAGTTCTGGGGCGGGGCCGGAAACGGCAGTTTGTTGTGGTGGGGGCCGCCATGGTGTGCGAGAAGTGTGAGTGGGGGCGGTCTGGGAGACTAGGGTCGGGGGGCCCTGCCCGAGCCGCCGGTCCCTGCCCTCTCGAGTCCTGGGCGTCCGCTGAGCTGAGCTGCAACGGACGGCGGGCTGTAGGTGGTGGTTCTGGGAATGTCTGTGTGCGAGCTGTCATTCTCCCGCAGGCAGCGATTGTTGCGGGTGTTAATGCAgtatagttttaatttttttcctttgtaatgtTTCCTTACGTAGGTGAGAAGAAACTCGGTACGGTAATCACTCCCGATACGTGGAAAGATGGTGCAAGAAACACTACAGGTAATCTTGGGGAGGTTTAACGCTTGTTTTTCAGGTATCTTAAAGCCAGTTGGGCACCTGAGCTATCTTACAATCTTAAGGCTAAAATTTGTAAGAGTTAATCAGGATAGTTTTTAATTGCTGTAGTTTTCTTTCTATGCTAATTTGATGCATTGGGAATGTATTTGTCCTGAGCTTTTCAGTATTGAgcttgtctggtttttttctccttgtatgGAATGACAATACACAAACAGAGCGCAGTAGAAGGAATCCTGCTGTCCTGTGCTTTAATGCTGTCTTACATGTTTTAGCTCTTTTTCTGGCTTCATTTGCACATGTGTAAAACCTGTAAACCAAGGTTTTTTAAGTATGTTTGGAACTGGGAAATTTATTGGTTtatggttttattcttttcatagAAAGTGGTGGCCGcaagttaaatgaaaacaaggcaTTGACCTCAAAGAAGGCACGGTTAGTATTTAATACTGATTTTGgccaaaaaaaatttgctttaacCGAGGCCTGTTTCCTGCATATTTGGGCAACTGTTCAAAACTTGtccaaactacttttttttttttttaatttgtggggATTGTGACATTTGATTAGTTGGTAAAAGTATGTCCATACATATATCATGGGTGCTTTCTGCTGAGTCATAGACTCTGGGCAACTATTTTACTGTAGTTCTTACCAAAATTGCTAGAGTTTGATACTTTTGTTAGGAAAGAAGCCGGGAAGGCTTATTTTCTGTGCTAAGATTGCTTTTCCTTAATGTCCAGGAGACATTCTATTATGCAAGGGGGCAAGGTGCTGCTGGAAGGTGTTTAAGTTCAAAATAGTCCAGTACCTTAataaaaagacacatttttagTTCTGCTTTTGTTAAGTTTTTGTCTGTAATGCAAGAAATCTCTCTTAATGGCAAAAGTGGGAGTTTTTCTGTAGACTTTGTGCAGCCTGTTAGAAATAATCCTTGTATGTCCCTTTTCTAAATCATAGTTTTTGTCTGTACACTCTGGGTCAGACATTTTAGGATGAGGTAGaggaaatactttatttcaaggtgtataaataaaatacttttgctttttcGCAGGTTTGATCCTTATGGAAAGAACAAATTTGCAATATGTCGGATTTGTAAGAGTTCTGTCCATCAGCCAGGGTCTCACTATTGTCAAGGATGTGCCTATAAAAAAGGTGAATTTCACTGAGTGCCAAATTACCCCAGTTTGGTTTGAAATTAGAGAGCAAGTAGAactcttgattttgttttgccttaCAAAGAGAAGGGTAAGATGTGATTTAATTGCTATCTTCAATTACTAATAGGAAGGCATAGAAAAGATGGAGTCAGACCCTTCTGAGGTGCACAGTAATAGAAGAAGAGACAATGTGGGTTAGAATATGGAAAATTCTAATTACATACAAGGAAAGCagttttcactgtgagggtggtcaaataTTGTAATAACAGGGACCCACAGAGGTTGTGGAATCTCTACAGGAGGTATTCAGAGCTTGACTTGAAAAGCCCTGAGCCAGACTCATCCAAGTTGGCCATGTTTTgagtggggcaggggcaggactAGTGACTGCTGGagatcctttccaacctaattcattctatgattctgctTCTTTTAGAATGTTACTGGTATCTAAAGCAGTATCATTGGAAGAATAACTGTAAGCTTGATCTTGGAAATTGCATAGAAAACTGTCATCTAGcagtttttctgatttttattagttctaaaaaaaaattaggttttgtAAAATACAATTACTTGTTGCAGTCCCTTTTCTactcccttctcccctctccccttcttaTAATAGCTAAATCTAAATAGtggtctcagaaaaaaacagtaacaaaaccacccacccaaaaaaccaccccagACCTATCCACCcgcccccaaaacccacaaaatgaCCAAAAATCCAACTTCTGATCTTGGTACAGTGATAGGCTAGCTTAACAAAAGTAGAATACATGGGCaataaaaggcaaagagaaaaaaataaataaaagcaattaagaaaGTATGTCTGAAGGCAAATCATGCTTATGGTTGTCTTTGTGCCTGCATGTATTCTTATGCATTCAGTGGCTTAACATAAGCCATTGAAAGGTTAATTTCTCTGAAAGGAGTCTCTGGTCCAGTAGGGAACATGCTTGATGCATTGTAAGTCAAGCTTGGCTtaaggcaaaaatgaaaaatgaaaaagaataatatATTCATCATCCCTAGAAAGCAAGATACTGCACTGTGCAGTACATAATATATAAAACCTTTTTGTACTCATGTATGAATGACTGCACTGAAATTCTGCTTATACCTGGAAGCTTTCTATCTCCTATATTCATAATAAGTCTTCAGTATTGTTAAAAACTGTTCAAAAATTCCtgagggaaaaagaaggaatttcaAGCAAATTTGATGGAGAGCCTTAAGGATAGAAAACTTTTACTAGTCTTGTGATTTTGAGTACGTAAGCAAAAGGGCTCAAACTTGTAATTCCT
This Buteo buteo chromosome 12, bButBut1.hap1.1, whole genome shotgun sequence DNA region includes the following protein-coding sequences:
- the PIGF gene encoding GPI ethanolamine phosphate transferase, stabilizing subunit; its protein translation is MKEAEVRRLLAANLLCVFSIILSAVVPASFWDGFTVFGTHLAWLCICSVCVSTLNIILHLVLKPNLSPKRSSFAHKISRFLKCCIYFFMSCILFHAIIVLYGAPLIESVTETFLFAVLLSTFTTLQCLCMLGPNIQAWIRVFSKNGATSIWESSLQITTMCSILGAWFGAFPIPLDWDRPWQVWPISCSLGATFGYMAGLIIAPLWIHWNRKQLTYKSR
- the CRIPT gene encoding cysteine-rich PDZ-binding protein isoform X2, yielding MVCEKCEKKLGTVITPDTWKDGARNTTESGGRKLNENKALTSKKARFDPYGKNKFAICRICKSSVHQPGSHYCQGCAYKKGICSMCGKKVLDTKNYKQTSV
- the CRIPT gene encoding cysteine-rich PDZ-binding protein isoform X1, which codes for MVCEKCEWGRSGRLGSGGPARAAGPCPLESWASAELSCNGRRAVGEKKLGTVITPDTWKDGARNTTESGGRKLNENKALTSKKARFDPYGKNKFAICRICKSSVHQPGSHYCQGCAYKKGICSMCGKKVLDTKNYKQTSV